DNA from Micromonospora nigra:
CCAGCATCAGCAGGCCCTGGAGGGCCGTGCCGGCGTGCCAGGCCCAGGGCCGGCGCATCATGCCGGCCAGCACGATCGCGGCCACGGCCAGGGCCGCCACCGCCGCGATCGCCGCGCCGCCCAGATCGCCGCCGACCACCCGGATGGGCTGGATGGCCAGCAGCAGCACCAGCGCCTCCAGGCCGAGGGTGCCCGCGCCCAGTCCCCGTACCGCCCGCTGC
Protein-coding regions in this window:
- a CDS encoding DUF4233 domain-containing protein — translated: MTGRTPEDEPVAASPPPGEGPRRSGLRDPQRAVRGLGAGTLGLEALVLLLAIQPIRVVGGDLGGAAIAAVAALAVAAIVLAGMMRRPWAWHAGTALQGLLMLAGLLHWSLFALGVIFALVWAYALHVRRVILG